One Antennarius striatus isolate MH-2024 chromosome 9, ASM4005453v1, whole genome shotgun sequence genomic window, TGAGTTTGACTTTTGCCCTTTGTTTCCAAATGAGagcctgtgtgtgcgtgtgtgtgtgtgtgttgtatatgtgtgtgtgcgtgtgtgtgtgtctgtgcacttTTAATAGCAGGCAAcgtttaggtttttttttcccccaaagtAGTGTGGTCAGAATGCTACTTTGTAAGAGATACTTGAGGGGAGTTGTTTCAGGAGAAGCTCTCGCTCCACTGATGGTAGTCTCAACACTGATTATCTGTGTTATATTTGCTGTATGTATGAAAGCCCTGGATGAAAACCTCAGCCCACATAGTCATGCACGATACTGcagctgcagtatttttccaatCCACATGGCTCGCTGTCCTTGTGTGTGAATTCAATAAACAAGAAAGGATTTGGTTAAATTTCAAcagagtaaatattttttcatcagtcctcacacacactcagcataTGTATTCAATAAAGTGAAGTAAGAACAAGTGCATTAACCACTTATAGTATATGTACAGTGGGAATAAAAGCTCCATTGACTTCCCAAGAGTCGTTTGCTTTTTTGTCAATCTGCTGGACTCGTGCTCTTATTTCCAGTGTTCTCATGCATTTCTTGCATACATGTGTATCTGATACAAGAGGGGGCCATGACAGTGTGAGGAACAGATAAGGGAGGGCAGGTTCTGGGTGGAGGCAAACATACAGGCAGCGTTCGttcaaaaacatcaacatcactATAAATATGGTACGTCATAGATAAGTGTGGCCGTTTGTCATTGATTTTCTCAAAATTCACACCAACAAAAATAAGCACAAGCTGCACAGGAATTAAGCAGTGGTAGTTTTATTGTCAGTGttatgatgaaatgttttgccataaaaagacaacattactacatttgttttttctaatatttaatCATACATTTATATCACAAAGTGTACAAACAAATAGGACTATGTTTTTGAAAGTACAGTACTCTGTGGGAATAATTAATTACATTGGTGCTTTTGACATAGCacctttttatatttcattttcaacagACAAATCAAACAGTATTCTTTGAATGTCCACATACTTGGAAGGATGATATCTTAACATTGTATGATATATTTTTAACttataaacattaaaatccTAACCATTAGAACTCCTCTCTTAGCAAGAAGGTTCTAGGCTCAAGTCAGACCTGTGGCGTAAGGTTTCTGTTTAAATTTTCCATCAGTCTTCCTATCATGTTTCTCCATGTTTCTCTTCCGTCTTTCAGTTGTTCATCATCGACCACAACCAGTTGGATTGGCGTATAGCTGTGACCAGCCATAGGGTGATCGTGATCACCCTGGAGTTGATCGTCTGTATCATCCATCCTGTTGGCACATACTGGGAGGTGGGCCTCCTTgtcaactcctcctcctccgcacCCCTCTGTGTTTCTAACCACCATGGCCAGGCCCTGATGAACATGGAGCTGCTGTTGTCAGTGCTGATGTTCCTCCGCTTGTACTTGGTGCACAGAACCATTCTGCTGCACAGCAAAGTGCTGCTGAGTGCCTCCTACAGGAGCATTGGCTCACTCAACAACATCAACTTCACCTTCCGCTTCGTTCTTAAGATActgatgaacaaatatccaggGCGCACACTGCtggtcttcatcctcatcttctggCTCACTGCATCCTGGATGCTTACCCTGTGTGAGAGGTAGGGAGGAAAAATAAGCATAGAATTTAAACTTGCActtataatcaataatcaaaaacATTGCTTGGAGTTTATTGTGTGTGCTTGTTATGTATCATAATTAGTGGATATTGTCAAATAAGACACCTAATAGCATTTGCATTCAATTTTGAGAGTAAGATGGATTATTTTTGTGATGAGGGAAAACCACCAACAACAAGAATGGAAATAGAAATGGGAATGGGAATAGCTCTTGAATTATATCATTTGTTTGATTTCCATAGTAAGGTCtacatttatattcattttattctctctTAATGAATAAACAAACCACTGGCTACCCAACAAAAGTTTTCCACTGAATTTTAagagaaacaatttttttcactttcattttgagATTTTTGTGCCATCGACTGTGATGACTGTTTTCTGTTAAATCCAGAATTTTATGCTCTGAggtagatacacacacacacactccagcccTGCCTTCACTATCTCTCCCCGTATTTCCAGTCGCCGTCACACATCTGCacattacaagaaaaaaaagctttgtaGTTTGACATTCCTCCTCAAACCTTGATGGTCAATTTGACTTTCCTGTTTGGAATGGATTTTTAATAACTGATGTGATAATCACGATATTCTATTTTTCTATGTAAACTCCACCAATGTTCTCTGCAGTGAATGAGGTCTGTTGTTCATCTGAAACCTGATGGGAGGATTtgatttcagtttcatttgtcTCAGCTGTGTGCGTGTTTTTATGTCAGAAGCGGTATAACAACTTATGATTGATTAGTGATAAGTCTGCCAAACCTTTTGACATTCATCTGCTACACCACCCATGTTCTACATTATTTGAATACCACATCCCATGAACCCTCGCACAGTGAAGgaacttttgtgtgttttcctgccaTGTGGTCACTGCACTTGTGCTTTGACAGTGTTTTATAGGTTTACACTGGTAACCACTACCTTCCTTCCCCACGACCCAAAGCATCAGTTCTgataaaacagtttaattaaCAGACAACACCTTTGTTAAACTCACACCACACACCGATGGGTTGGGTTTAGGTATCAAGTTGGATTGTTGGGAACAAAAATTAATCAATGTCTACACTTCAAATATGtgtcacacacatgtgtgtgtgtgcacatgcatgcatgcacacacacacacacacacacacacacacacacacacacacacacacacacacacacacacacacacacacacacacacacaaggactgatgccttcttcttctttctgatgCATTTTATGTTCTCTCAGCTCGCCCCACAATTCTGTTTGTCCTTTGTTTGTCCAGTGTTTACATCTCAgtcatgttttctcttcctgCAGAAAAACCCTGGAAACAACAGGTGACATGGACACAGCTCTGTGGCTTGTAGCCATCACCTTCCTTACTGTCGGCTATGGTGATGTGTCGCCCAACACCACCTGTGGCAAGGCGGTGTGTCTCTTCACTGGAGTCATGGTAACAAGGTTGCTTGTTGTTGAAAAAATGCAACACTTGAGCTTTCGTAGAGCCTTTTCTGAACATGCCTGTAGGGGTAGTTTTCTGGGTCTGTATTATTGCTGGTTTCTAGACATATAATGAACtttcattatactgtatttaatgtaACCTTGGGTATTCTGTGAAACACTTACCGTGTATGACGTTGCAACATGAGTGGCGTAATTTCCAGCATCCCAGGTGAAAATTGAACTGTGATCAGCTGTGGAATGTAAATGCAGGCTTTACCAAGACTGACGCTACACTTCCTTTAACCTTCAGTAAGTCACATGAAATCACATTAAGTCACGTGAAGCATGAAATAGATAAGACAAATATTTCTTGAGAAAGACAAATTACTCACCGTCACAGATTCTTCACCTAAGTTATGTGCAAAACAGAACACCGTCAACCATGTGCATCAAAACAATTTTGTGCAATAATTTTTAAAGGAATTAACTACCCCAAAcccatttaatttcatttgtgATCACTTTGGCTTCGTCggataattaaatattttgtagaAGGCACagatgttaaaaaacaaaataatcttgGTTCTCAGcttattaaaaacaaagaatgttCCTGGTCTGTAATTGTTCCAAACCTGACATGTCTCTATGTGGATTGATGACATAATAAGGACCTAAAACAGCTAcgtttttgtttgatttcattttgcttttttccTTCTGTCCATTTTTAACCTTACCAACACTCAAATTGCTCTGTCTATTCTTATTTTAGGCTGTAGATTAATTTATCCTCTGTTCTATTGCGCTCAAACGTATTGCCTTCTGCTCTACTTAACTCTCCtagtctgttctgttctgttctgcccTGCACCCTTCCAGATTATTATCTCTGGTTTggcttgttttatttccttttgattCTTCCTTGTTCCATCACAGCAACACGTCCTAAATTTTTTTAAGGTGACTTTTGTATTGCATCAGTTCAGATTGATCCCTTTCACTCCTACACATGTCACATTTTATCTCGGGTTTGCTCTATTTCCCGAGTTCAGACacattctacttttttttttacccatctGAGCAGCCTGGCAGTGCTGACAAACCTCAATGCCATAATTCCCTGTGTGAGATTTAAAAGTAGTGACCTCGGTTCTACCGAGCTCTCgcatgaaaagaaagagagctTGATGTGGCCACGATGCAGTTTTGCTGCGTTCAttgatgttttcctttttcattcctCGTggtaatgttttaaaatacctTACATGAGGAATACATTTCTTATTGCTTAGTATTTGTCCCAGCATAGTGTGAAATAATTAAAGTATCCCAACAATGAAGTCAGTTCAACACCTATTATTACAAGGTGATGCTTTTTCCTTTTACAGGAAGGCAGTGTTGCTTTTTATCATACTGCAAAGGAGGGACAAAGTAAAGGAGGTGGAAAGTAGGGTCAGAGATGGAAGTGTCAAAGGTATTGGAAAATAgttaatataaatttatttttacacattaaatACAAAGACTTATGATGaactaaaataaacaataagtCACTAAACGCGAGGAGTGGCTGTGTGTCTAAAAGGACATTAAACTTTAGCCAGCAGCCTCGCCTCTGATCTGCTCCAAGCCGATAAGAGTCACGGCTGAGGTTCTTGTTGCGGGTGTGAGTCCAGTTCAGACACCTCCTTGACAGAGTGGAAAACAATCTTTTCCCTCTCTATTTCTCCATATACCTTGTTTTTATAAGCTCTCTCTCTTATAAGGGGAAACTTTCCACCATATCCATTTTTAGGTGGTTTATTGTCTTTGGCATTATTACAACAGGAGGGGGTGCCAACCTGTACCAGtgagttggaaaaaaataaatttccctCTCTATCGGGGCAGTTCTGGGAACCAGTCACTGCAGCCCTCACACCTGTAATATGGCTTAAAGCCTCCATGGTCAGTACTTCTGCCCACTTCATAACTCAATTTACAGCTGTGTCCACGGTTGACAACACTGTTTGCTCCCATCACTCTGTGGGGCTGGATTCGAGGAAAAATTATGTTTCAGGTTTCACAGAGagttattatataattattattataattatagatCTTTTTCAATCATTGCAGTGATTTTTGTGAATTCTTCATTCAAATGCTGTTGCCtgatctctttttctcttttctaatCAACATTGCACGCTGAAAAGAGGACAACAGGTAAAGACTGATAATCTTTTTATGCTTCGTGGATATGAAAGAAGTGCAGTGTTCTATCTGTGTTCCTGAAATTTGTCCTTGGTGTGACAGTGTAGATGTGGCTCATTTTGCCGCTCAACCTTCATTCTGCATATTCCTGTCCAGCAATAGTCCAAAACTATTCTCAGAGGGAAACATTACTATAGCAGTGCCAAAAGTCCTGTGTTTAACCATTGAACTCTCTATGTAAATATAGCTTTGATTTATTGGACAAAACCATATGAGGTTTGCAGATCAAcatttggtttttaaataaGTGACCTCTCTTGAGGGTaatcctgcaaaaaaataataatcacaagACCCTGTTGAGGATTTGGATAAATTCAGTCAAAAATCAGAGCAGTTCCTTTTGAGCTCTGCCTTCTTGACACCTCGACAGATCATTCTAATAAACATGTGTGATTTCTGAGAAACTGAGAAGACAAACAGATGACAAATGTATTATAAACCATGCCAACATGCTTGTATGTGTTGGTTTCTAGGGTGTGGCCTGCACTGCCATGCTGGTGGCAGTCGTTACCAAGACGTTGGCCCTGAACAAAGGAGAGAAACATGTACACTTTTTCATGTTGGACATTCAGATCTCTAAAAGGGTAAGAATAAAATGAACACTcagtgaaaatataaaattatatagcTGAAATTATCAAGATGCTGTGATGCATAAAAACTATGACTTAATCTTTACAGCATTGAGAATTCCCTGCCTGCTAATGGTAATTTCCAATTGTATTCTAATACTGCACATCAGATATGATGTATTTTGCACGTTTAGGAATTTGAGATATTGAAAAACCTGCATTGCATTGTCGGACAACAATAgcatcataaaaaaacaatggCATTCTTGTCATGTGGTTATGTAAACTTACATAAACCACCTCTCCTTTCATCAGAGTTTACTCTAGTGCAGCAAGACAAATAATAGAGCAGACGGTGCTATCGGGATGTACGCATCACTATTTTCCATGTCACATccttgttttggtttttgagcCTGAttataattagattttttcaaaaaattacaaacatcaAGAGAAAGGATCATGTGCAACATTTTCAAGGCGTCAAACAGGAAATCATTCTGTCTTTGTCAGGAAAGAAACTTGTTCTGGACGGTGCTTTGAGTGACAGGAAACTTGTTGAGctcacatgtgtgtttgttgttgtgcagCAGTGGCATGCAGAGTACTTACCGTATGTTGTTTGAGACCTAGCCAAGATTCAAATTCTTCCTTTTTGATGGGAGAAGGAGATCTGATGAATAAAATCTTAAGTGTTTTGGGACTGTGTATAAACGACAAAGACTTCTGATGATCTTggtttatttttgctttgtaTGTATTGCTATAGGATCATTTAACTATGGTAAGTACTCTGCTTTGGAGGATACAACCATTTCCTTTCTCCTGGTAGCTGCATCCTGTGACTTGGTGCAGCTCTATGTATTGCTTGTGgttgttctggtgtgtgtgtgtgtgtgtgtgtgtgtgtgtgtgtgtgtgtgtgtgtgtgtgtgtgtgtgtgtgtgtgtgcgtgtgtgtttgtgcacattttTCTGACCTATCTGGTACAGTTTACGCTGATGGGAACAAGGAAAGACATCTGGACGTAGACATTGACATCCTTTAATAATAACCCTCACTACGGGGCaagagtgacatcatcacagggCAGTTACCTCGATTAACGCAGGAAGACAAAGAGATATGAATAGAATCAAAGCGAAAAGTGAAAAAGGTCAAGACTAGAGAATTCTCTGACATCCAGTAAGGAGTTCTAATATGAATGGCCTGTCCTTCAAATTCTTGTCAACTCTGTTTTATCCTAAATCAACAAGATTATCTGAGTTCTATGAACTGCTTTGGACGAAAGCTACATTTTTCTCAATAAAGCTGAAAGCCTGATTGAATTATTGATGTTTTACCATGTTTCCAGTCTGAGTATCTCAATATTCTTATAAATCAATCCCGATGGCCTTGTCTCTGTACCAGATCCGCCATGCTGCTGCTAATGTGCTGAGGGAGTGCTGGCTTCTGCACCGCACAAGCATGACCAAGGGAAACCGTGGTGAGCACAGAAGACACCAAAGAGGCCTTCTGGAAGCAATCAGAGTGTAAGTTAAAAACGACACCTTCAGGCATGTCTGTTTGCGACTGGAGGGATTTAGAGGGTGGTGGCTTGTGTGCCTTccgtgtgtattttttttgggtcatTAATGTCATGtcaacataaataacaaaagaGCTACAGTGTGTATTGGCTAATTTACATTGCTGATTAAAATTGTTCCTTTCTTCTACATTGGCAAGGCTAGTGTGAACAAGGAACCTCCCTTTGTTATACACAGTTCAAAGAAAATAAGATGTTTACAGAATAATTTGTAATTCACAACATAAAGTGAACCTTTTTCTGAGTCACTCatcaaggaaatgaaaatggaagCGTCACATTTTCCATTGTGTTGTGATTTCTTGTTTCTGAGCCTGTGGTCGTTTTCAAAGAATAAGAAGATTGCacaagacaggaagtcaaagtcATCTGTTTGCATAGGTCTTGTCCTAAAAGCAGGATTAGATTTGTGAGTGTATGTTAGTCTGGGTGGAAGGCTTAAACTTACTGTTTTACACCAGACAGAACcactattaaaaaacaaactgtggAAAGTAGGAAGAGGAAGGACGTCCACACCTTGGAATTAACAAAAGTGCTCTGTAATGAGACCATCACTTCTGCACTCTAATGTCTTAAGAGGCTGGCAGCTTGATTGCTCTAGTTTccatctgccttttttttttttttgagtggtTCAAGATACAGTCCTAAATGTAGGTCTTGCTTCCTCTTACAGaaaatcaaagttttttttaaacgattTAGCAAACACTATACTTGAAATCTAGTTATATTACTGGGAGACGTGATATTCCCTCCTTGTGTGTCATCAGGAGTAATGTCAATAAGACATGCTTATATTCCACATGAATGACCgctgtaaaacatttttcttacaGATTTCGACATTTACGcctgaaacaaagaaaattgaGGGATTATGTGAGTGAGATGGTGGACCTTCCTAAGGTAAAAGATCTCTGTCACTGGGATGCTTTTGTTCAACTGGATTTCTGTAAAAACACTTCACGTCTACAGACGATAACGTAGCACTTCATAGGATATTTCATTGTTTGAAGGTCCCataatatgctttttttttttttttaattcatgtcattcagctgccagatgtccaactacactgtatttgaaatgtcttgccccgaAGTGATTATGTCAGGTGAAcctaacccttgactggtgacagtgaatgtCTGTTTGGCTGCAAacaaaggctgaggctgtttgtttatgagcgGTGTGGACACACGCAGCTGTGTTTGCTATGACGACGAGGATACGCCTTTAGcgggcacacacacatgactgaagtgaaGCTAGTTAGTTAAACTAGTTAAACTAGTacgccaaatgctagctgacttcaacaatttgtgaggaactttcagtgtgtagctctgagcacagattctaggagttggtcaggttagggaggaccactatgtatatgtagagacctgaaaaaatttgattttcataatagtaCACATTAAATGCTCGTTGACAAAGATCTGTAAAATATCAGAGAATTAATTTTTCACAAATTCATGGGCCCAGGATGTAAGATGAAGAAACAGCACCTAGTGAGAGAAACTATGAGTAATTCgtacatttaaaattattttttattgatataaaaacacaacaagccTGTGTTTTTTATAACTTGTCTGTACTCTTTGTAAGGTGACATAGTGAATGCTATCATGTCACGTTCACTTCACAGTTCATTAGTAACAAGGTACAATATGAACATGCTTCCCTGACAGAATGCAGCTCAGGCACAGCTACAGCAAGTTTAGAGAACAAGATTAACCAGTTGTTGCAGCAGCTACAAAATTTAATTGCAGCAAATGGATTGATTTTACCCTCCCCAATGAGTCACATTTAAgcatatatgtacacacacacacacacacacacacacacacacacacacacacacacacacacacacacacacacacacacacacacacacacacacacacatatacacttgCGCACAATATGCCAGTCATTCAATCACCTGATTTTATCTATCTGTAGTCCAGTAAAATTCCAGTAATAATAGTTACAAGAAATCTAAAAGGTTTATGGCTCAACTTTAACCTaactttgtgctttttttgttaataaatttTGCATGTGGATCATGTGGCTCATTACATCAGATGCAGATGATCATGTGTGACCTCAGTGCCAACTGGAATAACTCTTATCGGGAGCTGGAGCAGCGGATCCTCTCCATGGAGCAGAAGCTGGATGAACTGAGTCGCTGCTTCCATCAGACTTCCGAACTGCTGTCTCAAGTGTTGCGTCATCGTAACCCTGAGATCAGGTAAGCAGCACTCACAGCTCGCACAGATGTACCAACAACACAGTCCAGTCCATGTAAACTGAGTCAGAACTTGTCTACTGAgaacttttctattttttgcagGTGACATGGCTGCACACATGATAAAATGTACCATCAGTGTTACTCAACTATAGTGTCTATGAACGAGAGACGTTGATCCTCTCCAT contains:
- the kcnn4 gene encoding intermediate conductance calcium-activated potassium channel protein 4, which gives rise to MSSALREGGEDIGQSEVGAAEGDGRESGSGGRLACALEMEMTNCSRLGDSKVDCVNCDGLVNKNGGETGEVSVPLTPRSACVEGDNLYKLRDRKFLLEDKRRLCALALATAVFGILLMIIHTEACSLVYEPCSSIALMMNCSISLSTGCLLVLIIAFHYKDIRLFIIDHNQLDWRIAVTSHRVIVITLELIVCIIHPVGTYWEVGLLVNSSSSAPLCVSNHHGQALMNMELLLSVLMFLRLYLVHRTILLHSKVLLSASYRSIGSLNNINFTFRFVLKILMNKYPGRTLLVFILIFWLTASWMLTLCERKTLETTGDMDTALWLVAITFLTVGYGDVSPNTTCGKAVCLFTGVMGVACTAMLVAVVTKTLALNKGEKHVHFFMLDIQISKRIRHAAANVLRECWLLHRTSMTKGNRGEHRRHQRGLLEAIRVFRHLRLKQRKLRDYVSEMVDLPKMQMIMCDLSANWNNSYRELEQRILSMEQKLDELSRCFHQTSELLSQVLRHRNPEIR